A portion of the Streptomyces coeruleoprunus genome contains these proteins:
- a CDS encoding SDR family NAD(P)-dependent oxidoreductase — MQLTVEAPDASGHRRFGVHAQDEEGDTGWTLHAEGVLTPEPADDAFTLAAWPPPDATPVDLTGLYEGLSDRGYGYGPAFQGLRAAWRLGDEVFAEVALPDDVDTAGFGLHPALLDAALHTTHTDDPASGLRLPFSWTGVSLAASGATRLRVRLTRLGDDAVSLRLADPTGAPVASVASLVLRGGDARQRPGAAGTARTPLYEVNWRPVPAPAVDGDPAAPGEAADRAQLDTLAASGAVPDVVLVPCPPVEGPLAEATRTVTHRALALLRHWVSDERFAASRLVFVTSGAMAAAPGDVVRDLPHAALWGLVRSAQTEHPDRFLLVDVPSGTDPRTGDARQSLAAALATGEPQLALRDGVVLVPRLARAPHQDAEPVRLDPRGTVLVTGATGALGRVVTRHLVTAYGARHLLLVGRRGTAAPGATELLAELEELGADVTLAACDTADRDAVAGLLAGIPAAHPLTAVVHSAGVIDDSVVDTLTPERVDTVLRPKVDAAVNLHELTEGTPLDAFVVFSSVAGTLGGAGQANYAAANVFLDALAQRRRAAGLPATSIAWGLWAEHSGLAATLADTDIKRLGRSGIAPLATEDGLALFDAAVADGSRAAVVAARIDTTALRAPGHGTVPAVLRGLVRTPVRRTANAGDSSLAQRLRALPEGDRARTVRDLVATEAAAVLGRSPIGEAEVDRAFEELGFDSLTVVELRHRLTAATGLRLPAAVAFDHPNVAALAAHILDGLIGTENPDAVPAPRRAPASADDDPIAIVAMSCRYPGGVGSPEDLWRLVHDGTDAITEFPTDRGWDLGSLFADDPETPGTSYARHGGFLDAPGDFDAAFFGMSPREALATDPQQRLLLEIAWEAFERAGIDPLSLRGSRTGVFAGLMHHDYVSRLGHVPQELEGYVSTGTAGSVASGRVSYVFGFEGPTLTVDTACSSSLVTLHLAAQALRQGECDLALAGGVTVLASPETFVEFSRQRGLSPDGRCRAYAEGANGVGWAEGAGVLLLERLSDAVRNGRRVLAVVRGSAVNSDGASNGLTAPNGPSQQRVIRDALAGAGLVAADVDVVEGHGTGTTLGDPIEAQALLATYGRDRVEPVLLGSLKSNIGHAQAAAGVGGVIKMVMAMRAGVVPRTLHVDAPSSHVDWSAGEVRLVTENVAWPDAGRVRRSAVSSFGISGTNAHVVLEQAPQNTDVPRSAGTRDGSVPAAVVPWVVSARSEGALEARLAGVGSVVGSRVDVGWSLLGCSVFGHRAVVLASDGGVVEVARGVAGGVGRVGVLFSGQGAQRLGMGRGLYARFGVFARAFDEVVEHFDGLREVVWGADEGVLNRTGWAQPALFAVEVALFRLVEWLGVRVEVVGGHSIGEVAAAHVAGVLSLEDACALVSARARLMEALPEGGAMVAVGAEESEVLPLLTPGVSVAAVNGPGAVVVAGVEEEVAAVVARLEGRKATRLRVSHAFHSPLMEPMLAEFRRVVEGLEFHEPGIALVSNVTGRLASGDLVRDPGYWVRHVREAVRFADGVGALAEAGVDTFLELGPDGVLSGLVGRIVPEASAVPVLRKGRDEESALLTALGRLFTAGVPVDWRPLFEGTGATGVDLPTYPFQRERYWLEPATTRTTDVRSAGLESTGHAMLGAAVPLAGTGGQVFTARLSARTHPWLAEHVVAGAVPVPGAALVECVLRAGDEVGCGTLQELTITAPVVLPEDGDLQLQISLDAADDDGRFPVAVHARTDALGEWTLHAEGLLAPDPSDADAGQLVTWPPAGSEAVDVTGLYERLAEAGLRYGPLFRGIRAAWRSGDEVFTEIEPETGPDITGFALHPALFDAAVHSAALAGDTAEPKLPFTWSGVTLHAREAAALRVRVTRTGTDTFSLLATDPDGDPVLTVDSLLVRPLAGTRARTPEHLYRPEWVEVAVPGGASEAGGWAVAGDDPLGVTEGLGDAVARFPDLTALGAALDAGGALPAVVCVPLPASGDAREATVRTLETVRSWLTDGRYTDAKLVFLTRGAVLDPYVADGPDRLTAAAARGLVRSAQAEHPGRFLLLDLDPDAVTPDAATLAGVPALDEPQLALRGGTVLAQRLVRARSGASAAPEWGDSVLVTGGTGTLGGLVARHLVTAHGVRRLVLAGRRGPDAPGAAALVDELTALGAEVTAVAVDLTDRAAVAALLAEHPVTGVVHAAGVVADATVESLTPDDIATVFRPKADAAVHLDELTRDRDLRAFVLFSSIAGVLGTPGQGNYAAANAFLDALAERRRAAGLPATSVAWGLWEESSGMTAGLAAQDRRRMSGSGVLPLPTAQGLALFDEAAASDEPVLAAVRLDRSTLRARADDGTLPAQLRGLAPARTRRAAAGQGRSQGSEPALARRLRTLPAAQRAQAAVTAVIAETAAVLGHTGRDAVKAGRDFKDLGFDSLTAVELRNRLDAATGLRLPASLVFDHPSPRAVAEYLLGRLEPAEPGRSPSPTYARRSPGYRWSGCGRPESWTACSNSPAGPRPAPPPSPAAAPASARRTRPVPAPPTTRSTPWTPTTWWPWPSGTTPDALSLKRMEH; from the coding sequence GTGCAGCTGACGGTCGAGGCGCCGGACGCGTCCGGCCACCGCCGGTTCGGTGTCCACGCGCAGGACGAGGAAGGCGACACCGGCTGGACCCTGCACGCCGAGGGCGTGCTCACCCCGGAACCCGCCGACGACGCGTTCACCCTGGCCGCCTGGCCGCCCCCGGACGCGACCCCCGTCGACCTGACCGGCCTGTACGAGGGACTCTCCGACCGCGGCTACGGCTACGGCCCGGCCTTCCAGGGCCTGCGGGCCGCCTGGCGGCTCGGCGACGAGGTCTTCGCCGAGGTCGCCCTCCCGGACGACGTCGACACGGCCGGATTCGGCCTGCACCCGGCGCTGCTCGACGCGGCCCTGCACACCACTCACACCGACGACCCGGCGTCGGGCCTTCGCCTGCCGTTCTCCTGGACCGGCGTGAGCCTCGCCGCCTCGGGCGCCACCCGGCTCCGCGTGCGGCTGACGCGCCTCGGCGACGACGCGGTTTCCCTCCGACTCGCCGACCCCACCGGAGCGCCCGTGGCCTCCGTCGCGTCCCTCGTCCTGCGCGGCGGAGACGCGCGTCAGCGGCCCGGCGCCGCCGGAACCGCACGCACGCCTCTGTACGAGGTGAACTGGCGTCCCGTACCCGCGCCGGCCGTGGACGGCGACCCCGCCGCCCCGGGCGAGGCCGCCGACCGGGCGCAGCTCGACACGCTCGCCGCCTCCGGAGCCGTACCGGACGTCGTCCTCGTGCCCTGCCCGCCCGTCGAGGGCCCCCTCGCCGAGGCCACCCGCACCGTCACGCACCGGGCGCTGGCACTGCTGCGCCACTGGGTGTCCGACGAGCGGTTCGCCGCCTCCCGCCTGGTGTTCGTGACCAGCGGGGCCATGGCGGCCGCCCCCGGCGACGTCGTACGGGACCTTCCGCACGCGGCGCTGTGGGGGCTGGTCCGCTCGGCGCAGACCGAGCACCCGGACCGGTTCCTCCTCGTCGACGTCCCGTCCGGTACCGACCCTCGCACGGGCGACGCGCGGCAGTCGCTGGCCGCCGCTCTCGCCACCGGCGAGCCGCAGCTGGCCCTGCGCGACGGCGTCGTCCTCGTGCCCCGACTGGCCAGGGCGCCCCACCAGGACGCCGAGCCCGTCCGTCTCGACCCGCGGGGCACCGTCCTGGTCACCGGGGCGACCGGCGCGCTCGGCCGGGTCGTGACCCGCCACCTCGTCACCGCGTACGGCGCCCGGCACCTGCTGCTGGTCGGCCGACGCGGTACGGCGGCCCCCGGCGCGACCGAACTCCTCGCGGAACTGGAGGAGCTGGGCGCCGACGTCACCCTCGCGGCCTGCGACACCGCGGACCGCGACGCGGTGGCCGGCCTCCTCGCGGGCATCCCCGCGGCACATCCGCTGACCGCGGTCGTGCACAGCGCCGGCGTCATCGACGACAGTGTCGTCGACACCCTCACCCCCGAGCGCGTCGACACGGTCCTGCGCCCCAAGGTCGACGCCGCGGTCAACCTGCACGAACTGACCGAGGGCACGCCCCTCGACGCGTTCGTCGTGTTCTCGTCCGTGGCCGGCACGCTCGGCGGGGCCGGCCAGGCGAACTACGCCGCGGCCAACGTCTTCCTGGACGCCCTGGCGCAGCGACGGCGCGCCGCGGGGCTGCCGGCCACCTCGATCGCCTGGGGCCTGTGGGCCGAGCACAGCGGCCTCGCCGCCACGCTCGCCGACACCGACATCAAGCGGCTCGGCCGGTCGGGCATCGCCCCCCTCGCCACCGAGGACGGACTCGCCCTCTTCGACGCGGCCGTCGCCGACGGCAGCAGGGCGGCCGTCGTGGCGGCGCGCATCGACACCACCGCCCTGCGCGCCCCCGGGCACGGTACGGTCCCCGCCGTCCTGCGCGGACTCGTCCGCACGCCCGTGCGCCGGACCGCGAACGCGGGTGACTCGTCCCTGGCCCAGCGCCTGCGCGCGCTGCCCGAAGGCGACCGGGCCAGGACCGTACGCGACCTGGTCGCCACCGAGGCGGCGGCCGTCCTCGGCCGCTCCCCGATCGGCGAGGCCGAAGTGGACCGCGCCTTCGAGGAACTCGGCTTCGACTCGCTCACGGTCGTCGAACTGCGCCACCGGCTCACCGCCGCGACCGGACTGCGGCTGCCCGCCGCCGTGGCCTTCGACCACCCGAACGTCGCGGCGCTCGCCGCCCACATCCTCGACGGACTGATCGGCACGGAGAACCCGGACGCCGTGCCCGCCCCGCGCAGGGCCCCCGCGTCGGCCGACGACGACCCGATCGCGATCGTCGCGATGAGCTGCCGTTACCCCGGCGGTGTCGGCTCCCCCGAGGACCTGTGGCGCCTGGTGCACGACGGCACCGACGCGATCACCGAGTTCCCCACGGACCGCGGCTGGGACCTGGGCTCCCTGTTCGCCGACGATCCGGAGACGCCCGGCACCTCGTACGCCCGGCACGGTGGCTTCCTCGACGCGCCGGGAGACTTCGACGCCGCCTTCTTCGGCATGAGCCCGAGGGAGGCCCTGGCCACCGATCCGCAGCAGCGTCTGCTGCTGGAGATCGCGTGGGAGGCGTTCGAGCGGGCGGGCATCGACCCGCTGTCCCTGCGCGGCAGCCGCACGGGCGTCTTCGCCGGCCTCATGCACCACGACTACGTCTCCCGCCTCGGGCACGTCCCGCAGGAGCTCGAAGGCTACGTGAGCACCGGTACCGCCGGCAGCGTCGCCTCCGGCCGCGTCTCCTACGTCTTCGGCTTCGAAGGCCCGACGCTGACCGTCGACACGGCCTGTTCGTCGTCGCTGGTCACGCTGCACCTGGCCGCGCAGGCGCTGCGGCAGGGCGAGTGCGACCTCGCCCTGGCCGGCGGCGTCACCGTGCTCGCCTCGCCCGAGACCTTCGTGGAGTTCTCCCGCCAGCGGGGCCTGTCCCCGGACGGGCGCTGCCGGGCCTACGCCGAGGGCGCCAACGGCGTGGGCTGGGCCGAGGGCGCCGGTGTGCTGCTGCTGGAGCGCCTGTCCGACGCCGTCCGCAACGGCCGCCGGGTCCTGGCCGTCGTCCGCGGCAGCGCCGTCAACTCCGACGGTGCGTCGAACGGGTTGACGGCGCCGAACGGTCCGTCGCAGCAGCGGGTGATCCGTGACGCGTTGGCGGGTGCGGGTCTGGTGGCGGCGGATGTGGATGTCGTTGAGGGGCATGGGACGGGGACGACGCTGGGTGATCCGATCGAGGCGCAGGCGTTGTTGGCGACGTATGGGCGGGATCGGGTGGAGCCGGTTCTGTTGGGGTCGTTGAAGTCGAACATCGGTCATGCGCAGGCGGCCGCGGGTGTGGGTGGGGTCATCAAGATGGTGATGGCCATGCGTGCGGGTGTGGTGCCGCGGACGTTGCATGTGGACGCGCCGTCGTCGCATGTGGACTGGTCGGCCGGTGAGGTGCGGCTGGTGACGGAGAACGTGGCGTGGCCGGACGCGGGGCGTGTGCGGCGCAGCGCGGTGTCCTCGTTCGGGATCAGCGGGACGAACGCCCATGTCGTGCTGGAGCAGGCGCCGCAGAACACCGATGTTCCCCGGAGTGCCGGCACTCGGGATGGTTCGGTTCCTGCCGCCGTGGTTCCGTGGGTGGTTTCGGCGCGGTCGGAGGGTGCGTTGGAGGCGCGGCTGGCCGGTGTGGGGTCGGTTGTGGGTTCGCGGGTGGATGTGGGTTGGTCGTTGTTGGGTTGTTCGGTGTTCGGGCATCGGGCGGTGGTTTTGGCGTCCGATGGTGGTGTGGTGGAGGTTGCGCGGGGTGTTGCCGGTGGTGTGGGCCGGGTGGGGGTGTTGTTCTCGGGTCAGGGTGCTCAGCGGTTGGGGATGGGGCGTGGGTTGTATGCGCGGTTCGGGGTGTTCGCGCGTGCGTTTGATGAGGTGGTGGAGCACTTCGATGGGTTGCGTGAGGTGGTGTGGGGTGCGGATGAGGGGGTGTTGAACCGGACGGGTTGGGCGCAGCCTGCGTTGTTCGCGGTGGAGGTTGCGTTGTTCCGGTTGGTGGAGTGGCTGGGTGTGCGGGTTGAGGTGGTGGGGGGTCATTCGATCGGTGAGGTGGCGGCGGCGCATGTGGCGGGGGTGTTGTCGCTGGAGGATGCGTGTGCGTTGGTGTCGGCGCGTGCGCGGTTGATGGAGGCGTTGCCCGAGGGTGGGGCGATGGTGGCGGTGGGGGCTGAGGAGTCCGAGGTGTTGCCGTTGTTGACGCCGGGGGTGTCGGTCGCGGCGGTGAACGGTCCGGGTGCGGTGGTGGTCGCCGGTGTGGAGGAGGAGGTTGCTGCTGTCGTCGCTCGTCTTGAGGGGCGCAAGGCGACGCGGTTGCGGGTTTCGCATGCGTTCCATTCGCCGTTGATGGAGCCGATGCTGGCGGAGTTCCGTCGGGTGGTGGAGGGGCTTGAGTTCCACGAGCCGGGGATTGCGTTGGTGTCGAACGTGACGGGGCGGCTGGCGTCCGGTGATCTGGTGCGGGATCCGGGTTATTGGGTGCGGCATGTGCGTGAGGCGGTCCGGTTCGCCGATGGTGTGGGGGCGTTGGCGGAGGCGGGGGTGGACACGTTCCTGGAGCTGGGTCCGGACGGGGTGTTGTCGGGTCTGGTGGGGCGGATCGTTCCGGAGGCGTCGGCGGTGCCGGTGCTGCGCAAGGGCCGGGACGAGGAGAGTGCGTTGCTGACGGCGCTGGGCCGGTTGTTCACGGCCGGTGTCCCGGTGGACTGGCGGCCGCTGTTCGAAGGGACCGGCGCGACTGGGGTCGACCTGCCGACGTATCCGTTCCAGCGTGAGCGGTACTGGCTGGAACCCGCCACGACCCGCACCACCGACGTCCGCTCCGCCGGACTCGAGAGCACCGGACACGCCATGCTCGGTGCCGCGGTGCCACTTGCCGGAACCGGCGGCCAGGTATTCACCGCGCGACTGTCGGCCCGTACGCACCCGTGGCTCGCCGAGCACGTCGTCGCCGGAGCCGTGCCCGTACCGGGAGCGGCACTCGTCGAGTGCGTACTGCGAGCGGGCGACGAGGTCGGCTGCGGCACCCTCCAGGAGCTGACGATCACCGCTCCTGTCGTCCTGCCCGAGGACGGCGACCTGCAACTCCAGATCTCGCTCGACGCCGCCGACGACGACGGGCGGTTCCCCGTCGCCGTCCACGCCCGCACCGACGCGCTGGGGGAGTGGACCCTGCACGCGGAGGGCCTCCTCGCCCCCGACCCGTCGGACGCGGACGCCGGGCAGCTGGTCACCTGGCCGCCCGCCGGCAGCGAAGCCGTCGACGTCACCGGCCTGTACGAGCGGCTGGCGGAGGCCGGCCTGCGCTACGGGCCGCTGTTCCGCGGCATCCGCGCCGCCTGGCGGAGCGGGGACGAGGTGTTCACCGAGATCGAGCCCGAGACCGGGCCGGACATCACCGGCTTCGCCCTCCACCCCGCCCTGTTCGACGCCGCCGTCCACTCCGCGGCGCTGGCGGGCGACACGGCCGAACCGAAGCTGCCCTTCACGTGGAGCGGCGTCACCCTGCACGCCCGGGAGGCCGCCGCACTACGGGTACGGGTCACGCGGACCGGCACGGACACCTTCTCCCTGCTCGCCACGGACCCCGACGGGGACCCCGTGCTCACCGTCGACTCGCTGCTCGTACGGCCCCTCGCCGGCACCCGGGCCCGGACGCCCGAGCACCTGTACCGCCCCGAGTGGGTCGAGGTCGCCGTTCCCGGCGGTGCTTCCGAGGCCGGCGGCTGGGCCGTCGCGGGCGACGACCCGCTGGGCGTGACCGAGGGGCTGGGGGACGCGGTGGCACGCTTCCCCGACCTGACGGCGCTCGGCGCCGCCCTGGACGCCGGCGGGGCACTCCCCGCCGTCGTGTGCGTGCCCCTGCCCGCGTCCGGTGACGCCCGCGAGGCGACCGTCCGTACGCTGGAGACGGTCCGCAGCTGGCTCACCGACGGCCGGTACACGGACGCCAAGCTGGTCTTCCTGACGCGCGGCGCGGTCCTCGACCCGTACGTCGCCGACGGCCCGGACCGGCTGACCGCTGCCGCGGCGCGCGGCCTCGTACGGTCGGCGCAGGCCGAACACCCGGGCCGGTTCCTCCTGCTGGACCTCGACCCGGACGCGGTCACCCCGGACGCGGCGACGCTCGCCGGCGTGCCGGCGCTCGACGAGCCCCAGCTCGCCCTGCGCGGAGGGACGGTGCTGGCGCAACGGCTGGTCCGTGCCCGCAGCGGCGCGAGCGCCGCTCCCGAATGGGGCGACAGCGTGCTCGTCACCGGCGGCACCGGCACCCTCGGCGGGCTGGTGGCACGGCACCTCGTCACGGCCCACGGCGTCCGCCGCCTCGTGCTGGCCGGCCGCCGCGGCCCCGACGCTCCGGGCGCCGCCGCGCTCGTCGACGAGCTGACGGCACTCGGGGCGGAGGTGACCGCCGTCGCGGTGGACCTCACCGACCGGGCGGCCGTCGCCGCACTGCTCGCCGAGCACCCGGTGACGGGCGTCGTGCACGCCGCCGGCGTCGTCGCCGACGCGACCGTCGAGTCGCTCACCCCGGACGACATCGCCACCGTGTTCCGGCCGAAGGCCGACGCGGCCGTCCACCTCGACGAGCTGACCCGCGACCGCGACCTGCGCGCGTTCGTGCTGTTCTCGTCGATCGCGGGGGTCCTCGGCACGCCCGGCCAGGGCAACTACGCCGCGGCCAACGCGTTCCTGGACGCCCTCGCCGAGCGGCGGCGCGCCGCCGGGCTGCCCGCCACGTCCGTGGCGTGGGGCCTGTGGGAGGAGTCCAGCGGGATGACCGCCGGGCTGGCCGCGCAGGACCGGCGGCGCATGTCCGGCTCGGGCGTCCTCCCGCTGCCGACCGCACAGGGGCTCGCCCTGTTCGACGAAGCGGCCGCCTCCGACGAGCCGGTCCTCGCCGCGGTCCGCCTCGACCGGTCCACGCTGAGGGCGCGCGCCGACGACGGCACGCTGCCCGCCCAGCTGCGCGGCCTCGCCCCCGCCCGCACCCGCCGTGCGGCGGCCGGGCAGGGCCGGTCGCAGGGCAGCGAACCGGCGCTCGCCCGGCGTCTGCGGACGCTCCCGGCCGCGCAGCGCGCCCAGGCGGCCGTCACGGCGGTCATCGCCGAGACGGCGGCCGTCCTCGGGCACACCGGCAGGGACGCGGTGAAGGCCGGGCGGGACTTCAAGGACCTGGGCTTCGACTCGCTGACCGCCGTCGAGCTGCGCAACCGGCTCGACGCGGCCACCGGGCTGAGGCTTCCCGCGAGCCTCGTCTTCGACCACCCCAGTCCGCGGGCCGTCGCCGAGTACCTGCTCGGCCGGCTCGAACCGGCCGAGCCCGGCCGGTCGCCGAGTCCGACGTACGCGAGGCGCTCGCCGGGATACCGCTGGAGCGGCTGCGGGAGGCCGGAATCCTGGACCGCCTGCTCGAACTCGCCGGCCGGCCCGCGGCCGGCACCCCCGCCGAGCCCGGCGGCGGCTCCGGCGTCGGCACGCCGGACGAGACCGGTCCCCGCACCACCGACGACCAGATCGACGCCATGGACGCCGACGACCTGGTGGCCCTGGCCCTCGGGCACGACGCCTGACGCCCTGTCGCTGAAGAGGATGGAACATTGA